The following are from one region of the Rhizobacter sp. AJA081-3 genome:
- a CDS encoding GspE/PulE family protein, whose protein sequence is MSATLVSRVAQLRRQGNGDPLPALLGEAPDARALFDELGTALQMPVVRMQWLMSRQPRFDRLPFTECARRRCALVSELDGSDSAFLLIVTDPFDTDMVAWARTRFGAVDICLASPETFDAWLAHCETTLSAMSSLSVGAESGDAQREPTRGAEVLDLRQIGSDDSPAVRFVNSTLYDALKTGASDIHLESDPAGLGVKFRLDGVLTAMRRIDSPELAMQAISRIKVMSQLDIAERRVPQDGRLQIAYAGRAIDVRVSIMPSIHGEDAVLRILDRQHLAESLAGLTLAKLGFDEPTAVALRALCRKPHGMLLVTGPTGSGKTTTLYAAIAETHQSRDKIITIEDPVEYQLPGVLQIPVNERKGLTFARGLRSILRHDPDKILVGEIRDAETAQIAVQSALTGHLVFTTVHANTVFDVVGRFDQFGIDAYTFASAINGVLAQRLLRRLCPHCAVEHDLKAAEADVPDLGLALRRFTGTPTLKQARGCEHCRGTGYAGRFALGELLELTPALKALVAARAPQAQIQAEAERTGWQPLRQLALDAALRGQTTLEEVDRVAV, encoded by the coding sequence ATGAGCGCGACCTTGGTCTCCCGCGTCGCGCAGCTTCGCCGCCAGGGCAACGGCGACCCCTTACCGGCCTTGTTGGGCGAGGCACCAGATGCGCGAGCGCTCTTTGACGAACTGGGTACCGCTCTGCAGATGCCTGTGGTGCGCATGCAGTGGCTGATGTCCAGGCAGCCGCGCTTCGACCGGCTGCCCTTCACCGAGTGCGCCCGGCGGCGATGTGCGCTGGTGTCGGAGCTGGACGGCAGCGACAGCGCATTTCTCCTGATCGTTACCGACCCCTTCGACACCGACATGGTGGCCTGGGCGCGCACGCGCTTCGGCGCGGTCGACATTTGTCTGGCCAGCCCCGAGACCTTCGACGCCTGGCTGGCCCATTGCGAGACCACGCTCTCGGCGATGAGCAGCTTGAGCGTCGGCGCCGAATCTGGCGACGCGCAGCGCGAGCCAACGCGCGGTGCCGAAGTGCTGGACCTGCGCCAGATCGGCAGCGACGACAGCCCGGCGGTGCGCTTCGTGAACTCGACGCTGTACGACGCGCTGAAGACCGGCGCCTCCGACATCCACCTGGAGAGCGACCCTGCGGGCCTGGGTGTCAAGTTCCGGCTCGACGGCGTGCTGACCGCCATGCGCCGCATCGACAGCCCGGAGTTGGCGATGCAGGCCATCAGCCGCATCAAGGTGATGTCTCAGCTCGACATTGCCGAGCGCCGAGTGCCACAGGACGGCCGGCTGCAGATTGCCTACGCAGGCCGCGCGATCGACGTGCGCGTGTCCATCATGCCCAGCATCCACGGCGAAGACGCGGTGTTGCGCATCCTGGACCGACAGCACCTGGCCGAGAGCCTGGCCGGGCTGACGCTGGCCAAGCTGGGCTTCGACGAGCCCACTGCCGTTGCCTTGCGCGCCCTGTGCCGCAAGCCCCACGGCATGTTGCTCGTCACGGGGCCGACGGGCTCGGGCAAGACGACGACGCTCTATGCGGCCATTGCCGAGACGCACCAGTCGCGCGACAAGATCATCACCATCGAAGACCCGGTCGAGTACCAACTACCCGGCGTGCTCCAGATCCCGGTCAACGAGCGCAAGGGGCTGACCTTTGCGCGGGGGCTTCGTTCAATCCTGCGGCATGACCCGGACAAGATCCTCGTCGGCGAAATCCGCGATGCCGAGACAGCGCAGATTGCGGTGCAGTCAGCGCTGACCGGCCACCTGGTGTTCACCACGGTGCATGCAAACACGGTGTTCGACGTGGTGGGGCGGTTCGACCAGTTCGGCATCGACGCGTACACGTTTGCGTCGGCAATCAATGGCGTGCTGGCGCAGCGGCTGTTGCGGCGCCTGTGCCCGCATTGCGCAGTCGAGCACGACCTGAAGGCCGCGGAGGCAGACGTGCCGGACCTTGGGCTGGCGCTGCGGCGGTTCACTGGCACGCCGACGCTCAAGCAGGCGCGCGGGTGCGAGCATTGCCGGGGCACAGGGTACGCGGGGCGCTTCGCATTGGGGGAATTGCTGGAGCTGACGCCTGCGCTCAAGGCGCTGGTGGCAGCGCGTGCGCCTCAGGCACAGATCCAGGCCGAAGCGGAGCGCACGGGATGGCAGCCGCTGCGACAGCTCGCGCTCGACGCCGCCCTGCGCGGCCAGACCACGCTCGAGGAGGTCGACCGTGTGGCCGTTTGA
- the gspG gene encoding type II secretion system major pseudopilin GspG has translation MGLWWRPRGFTLLELLVVMVIIGLLASYVAPRFFDHIGKAETKTARAQLDALNKALAAYRLDTGHFPSTEQGLKSLVDRPGDEPKWSGPYLSKAVPPDPWEHAYVYRRPGEGGRDFDLLTLGKDGQRGGAGENADISVWDSGR, from the coding sequence ATGGGACTCTGGTGGCGCCCGCGCGGCTTTACCTTGCTCGAGCTCCTAGTGGTGATGGTCATCATCGGGCTGCTGGCTAGCTACGTGGCGCCGCGCTTCTTCGATCACATCGGCAAAGCCGAAACCAAGACCGCCCGCGCGCAGCTCGACGCGCTGAACAAGGCACTCGCGGCGTACCGTCTGGACACCGGGCACTTCCCGTCCACCGAGCAAGGCCTCAAGTCACTGGTCGATCGCCCGGGTGACGAACCCAAGTGGTCGGGGCCCTATCTCTCCAAGGCAGTGCCGCCCGACCCATGGGAGCACGCGTACGTCTACCGCCGCCCCGGTGAAGGCGGACGCGACTTCGACTTGCTGACGCTCGGCAAGGACGGCCAGCGCGGCGGTGCGGGCGAGAACGCCGACATCAGCGTCTGGGATTCCGGCCGCTGA
- a CDS encoding type II secretion system F family protein: MRIQLDVVQGRGMPQVVLVDAPSLDAAREHCRGQGFTVLGARPAGADVFSLKSLATVGPKLDVVVFVEQLRDLLGAGLSVVEALGTLQAAAPSRQQPAVDALLKRLRSGDTLSVALAAQSQFPGLLVALVRASEWTSDLPKALGRFLDHEMRVRELRHRIASVAIYPVLLTAVGSMVMLFLLLYVMPRFARVFEGMRGELPWSAQAMVVWSHWLGGRGPWVLAGCAMLATALGLAVASPALRVRLLQAVMEWAPLRTRMRTYFLARWFRATGMLVEGGIPLPEALGLSNGLLPRSLQAGGAAVEAAVRNGLSPAEAHVHGGMITPVAEQLMRAGERTGELGSVLTRIAQFHEAEVSRSLEQAMRALEPIVMVLIGVGVGTVVVLMYMPIFELASALQ; encoded by the coding sequence ATGCGCATCCAGCTGGACGTGGTGCAAGGGCGCGGCATGCCGCAGGTCGTGCTCGTCGACGCGCCCAGCCTCGACGCGGCGCGTGAGCACTGCCGCGGCCAGGGCTTCACAGTGCTCGGTGCGCGGCCGGCCGGCGCCGATGTGTTCAGCTTGAAGTCGCTGGCCACCGTCGGCCCCAAGCTCGATGTGGTGGTGTTCGTCGAGCAGCTGCGTGACCTGCTGGGTGCGGGCCTGAGCGTTGTGGAAGCGCTCGGCACCTTACAGGCCGCCGCACCCTCACGGCAGCAACCGGCGGTTGATGCCTTGCTGAAGCGGCTGCGCAGTGGCGACACGCTCTCCGTGGCGCTGGCAGCGCAATCGCAATTCCCGGGGCTGTTGGTGGCACTGGTGCGTGCCTCCGAGTGGACCTCGGACCTGCCCAAGGCGCTGGGGCGCTTTCTGGACCACGAGATGCGCGTGCGCGAGCTGCGCCACCGCATCGCCTCGGTGGCCATCTATCCGGTGCTGCTGACGGCCGTGGGATCGATGGTGATGCTGTTCCTGCTGCTGTACGTGATGCCGCGTTTCGCACGGGTGTTCGAGGGCATGCGCGGCGAACTGCCCTGGTCGGCGCAGGCGATGGTGGTGTGGTCTCACTGGCTGGGCGGGCGCGGCCCGTGGGTGCTGGCCGGCTGCGCGATGCTGGCCACTGCGCTGGGGCTGGCGGTTGCCTCTCCCGCGTTGCGGGTGCGTCTGCTGCAAGCGGTGATGGAGTGGGCGCCGCTGCGCACGCGGATGCGCACCTACTTCCTTGCGCGCTGGTTCCGGGCCACGGGCATGCTGGTCGAAGGCGGCATCCCGCTGCCCGAGGCGCTGGGGCTGTCGAATGGGTTGCTGCCGCGCAGCCTGCAGGCGGGCGGCGCGGCGGTGGAAGCCGCTGTGCGCAACGGCCTGAGTCCCGCTGAGGCCCATGTGCACGGCGGCATGATCACGCCGGTGGCCGAGCAGCTCATGCGCGCCGGCGAACGCACGGGCGAACTCGGCAGCGTACTGACGCGCATTGCGCAGTTTCACGAGGCTGAAGTCTCGCGCTCGCTGGAACAGGCCATGCGGGCCCTGGAGCCCATCGTGATGGTGCTCATCGGTGTGGGTGTGGGCACGGTGGTGGTGCTGATGTACATGCCTATCTTCGAACTGGCGTCGGCGCTGCAATGA